The region CATCCTCTCCAGCATAGGTTTTGAACCAGACAATCTCCTTGCCGATTTTTTCAACTGCAGCATCGATAACCATTTTTGCAGCGGGAACAACGTCCTTTCCTATACCGTCTCCCTCAAAATAGGGTATTACCGGACTATCCGGGACTATGAGCTTTCCATCACTGTATGTTATTTTTTCTCCGTTTTCTGGAGGCGTTATTTTCTCAAAGTTCATAAGCTGACATCAAAGGCCGGTTATAAAATTTTTATCGACAGTTTTTGAAAATCCAGATGAAACTCCGACATCTTTTAATAATTAATGGGCGAAATTGAGGCGATGAATGAAGAGTACCTCAGAAAACTCAATACCTGCATTCAGTGCGGGACCTGCATTGGAAGCTGTTTTTCAGGAAAGGTTACCGCCCTCAACACTCGAAAAATTCTGATGGAGTATATTGCCAAGGGAAAACCCGTAAAGGAAGATGATACCATCTGGTTTTGTGTAACCTGCTATGCCTGCCAGGAGAGGTGTCCCCGCGGGATCCCCCTTACTGACATTCTCATTGAAGCGAGAAAGGAGCTTGTGAGGGAGAAGGGTCTTCCCGGAAGGCTTAAAAATGCATTCGGCTTTCTTGCCGAATACTCTGCCCTCGTTCCCGCAAGGGATGAACATGCAAAGCTCAGAGAAGAGCTTGGATTGCCCCTGTATCACTCCCAGTTTGTGGACGGGGCAAGAAAAGAGGTGGTTGAAATCGTCAGGAAACACTTGGGAGGGGTTGTCAGGTGAAATTTTTTCCAGGCTGCATGATTCACAACCGGTATCCCGGAATCGAGAAGGCTCTTTATTATGTCTTTGAGAAACTCGGCATTGAAATATCTCCGCTCGAAGGATCTTCGTGCTGCCCGGCCCCCTCCATAACCCGGTCTGTTAGCAGCGAGCTGTGGGAAGAGCTTGCACAGAGAAATCTGAAGCTTGCGGATGGGGAGACGGTGATTACTGCATGCAACGGTTGTTTCACGACCCTTCTGGAGGTCTCTGAAAAATTCGGGGCTGGGGATGTGAGGCATGTGGCTGAGTTCTTCTATGCTGAGATTGGAGCTGAAGAACTGAAGAAATATGTGGAAAAAAGACTCCCCTTAAAGCTTGCGATCCACTACGGATGTCACTTCTTCAGGCCGAGCAAGCACAAGAGGTTCACGTCTCCTGAGAGGCCGAAGATGCTTGACGAGCTTGTGGAGGTTTTCGGTGCTGAGAGCGTGGATTACAGATACAAGTTCATGTGCTGCGGCGGTGGTGGGGGCGTTAGGGCCGGAGCCACGGAGGTTTCCCACGACCTCCTCAGGAAAAAAATGGACGGTATTGCTGAGGCTGAAGTTGATGCGATCGCTGTGATCTGTCCTCTGTGCATGAATCAGTTTGACAACGGTCAGAAGGAGCTGAGGGAGCTTGGCGGAGAGGACTACGGCATCCCCGTGATTCACTATGTGCAGCTACTCGCGATTGCCATGGGTATGGATGTTGAGGACACTGGCCTGGAAAGGCATGCGATTGTGAGCCACAGCTTTATAGAAAAGCTCGTGAAATGAGAAAAGGTTGAGGACTAAATTTTTATCCTATAACTCCTACAGGATTTTTATGGATTTCAGGCCCCTGAAGTGCTACGGCATAAAGGAAGGAAAATACGGAGTTGGTGTGGCTGTTATCGATGGGAAAATCTATGCGGTTTACACGAAAAACAGAATCAAAGCAGCACCGGTCATTTTCAATCAGAATAATCTTGGCGAGAGGGTTAAGGGCATTATAGTAAACTCCGGGAACGCCAATGCATTTACCGGGGAGGAGGGAATGAAACTGGCTGAAAGAATGGCGGCGTTTCTTGCCGAAAAGCTCGGTTGTGACACTGGGGAGGTGGCGATCGCTTCAACCGGAGTGATAGGCGTCCTTCCTGACATGGAGAAAATCGAACAGCTAGCAGAGGAGGTTCTGAAAAGGCTTGAAAGCTCCGAGGCTGGCGTTGAAGCATTTGCCAAGGCGATCATGACCACTGACAAATTCCCGAAGATTTCGTTCAGGGAGGTGGGCGGAGTCAGGGTGCTCGGGATTGCGAAGGGGGCGGGCATGATTGCCCCGAACATGGCGACAATGCTGGCTTTCATCTTCACAAACGCAAAAACCCCGGAAATGGATGCTGTTTTTAGAAAATGTGTTGACGAGACATTCAACAGGATAACGGTTGATGGTGATACATCTACCAACGACACTGTTTTTCTCGTAACGACTGAGGAGGCTGAGATTCCACGGGAAAGGTTCGAAAGTTTGCTGAGGGACGTTATGCTCGAGCTTGCTGAAATGATCGTTATGGATGGGGAAGGAGCTACAAAGCTCTTCCACGTGCATGTTTATGGAGCAAAAAGTGACGAGGATGCAGACAGGGTTGCAAGGGCTGTGGCAAACTCTCTGCTTGTAAAAACAGCCATTTACGGAGAGGATCCAAACTTTGGAAGGATAATCGCTGCGGCAGGCTATTCCGGGGCTGAGGTGGATGAGGTTATAACCCTGAAACTCAGGAGCAGTTATGGTGAGGCTGTGATTGTTGACAGGGGGAGGGTTGCCGAGGGGAACATTGGGCATGCTGAAAGAGTTATGAAGGCCAAAAAGCTCGAAATAGTCCTTGACCTGCATAAAGGGGATGGTTACGGATTTGCGATTGGGTGTGATCTCACGCACGACTACGTTGAGCTGAATTCTGCCTACACAACGTGATTTCAATGCACATAATCGTCGGTGGGGGAAGAGTGGGAAGACAGCTTGCCGGGAGGCTGGGGGACGTAATTATCGTGGAAAAGGACAGGAAGACAGCAGAAGAGCTTGAAAATCTCGGCTTCAATGTCGTGCTGGAGGATGCGACGAACAGACACCTGTGGGAAAAGCTGCCTGTGGAAGGTTCGACCGTGATTCTTGCCACAAACGATGATGAGGTGAACTTGAGGATTGCAGGAATTCTCAGGGAATTTGAACCCGGCGACATCATCGCTCGGATCGAGTCTGAGGAGTATTCTAAGGAATATCTCAATCTGGGTGTGAGGGGGATAAGCTGTGGAAAAACGATCGCATCAGAACTGCTCAGCGAGATTGCCGAGTCAAGAAGGAGATATTTTGAGATCCAGGTTGGGCCGGATAACTTTGCAGGAAAAAGGCTTGCGGACATTGACACGGGTGACAACTGCACAGCCATACTCGTCTTCAGAGAGGGGAAGATCCTGAGACCACACCCTGATCTGGTTCTTGAAAACGGAGACCTGATAGGGATTCTGTGCGGGAGAGAGATAAAGAAAACGAAGAATCCGTTTGACGAGGTGCTCGCAATAATCCGTCATCCGGAGAAGTTTGAAGGGGTAATGAGGGAGGCGAGAATAATTGCTGAAAGGTTCGAGGCAGATTTGCTGATCCTCCACAAGGAAGACGGGAAGGTCATGTGCTCTCTCTCAGCACCCAAGGTGGAGTACATGAGCATAGGTGAGGCAATGGAACTCCTGATCGATCTGGAGGACAAGGTCGACCTCATTGTGACCGAATCTCCCACGAAAAAAATCGAGATCAGGATGGAGGTTTTCCGCAAGTTCCCCGTCCTTCTTGCGAAGGGTAAGGAATCATACGACAGCATTCTGGCCGTGGTGAACACAGAAACCCCGGAGGAGGTGCTGACATACGCAACGTCCTTTGCAAACAGGTTCGGAAAGTGTGTCGTGCTTTTCCTCGACAGGGAACAGCTGAAATCCGTCCCATCTGCCATAGAGTCCCCGACAGTTGAGGTCAGGACAGCAGAATTCAACCCTCTGATAGAGGTGGTCAGGGAGGTCAGGAAGGGCTACGATCTCATAATATTCTCCATCTCGAACTCTGCGGGCAATCTCGATGCGGAGTTCCTCTGGAAGTTTATAATCGACACTGAGTCCTCAGTACTGGTGGTAAGATGAACGACATCTTTCAAATTTCGGCAGTGGCAATCATAGCCTTCGCATCGCCGATAATATCTGAGAGGATAGGAGCTCCGGCCGTCATCGTTGAGATCATGGCTGGCTTCATCCTGGCGTACTTCCTCGCGGACCTGATTCGATCCGAGTGGTTCCATTTCTTTTCTTCAATTGGCCTGATATTTCTGATGTTCCTTTCCGGGCTGGAAATAGATTTTTCACTCCTATTCAAGAAAATCAGGCAGTACTGGAAGGTTCCGCTCTATGTCTTTCTCTCGCTAATCCTGTCATT is a window of Geoglobus acetivorans DNA encoding:
- a CDS encoding 4Fe-4S dicluster domain-containing protein, whose product is MNEEYLRKLNTCIQCGTCIGSCFSGKVTALNTRKILMEYIAKGKPVKEDDTIWFCVTCYACQERCPRGIPLTDILIEARKELVREKGLPGRLKNAFGFLAEYSALVPARDEHAKLREELGLPLYHSQFVDGARKEVVEIVRKHLGGVVR
- a CDS encoding heterodisulfide reductase-related iron-sulfur binding cluster, which encodes MKFFPGCMIHNRYPGIEKALYYVFEKLGIEISPLEGSSCCPAPSITRSVSSELWEELAQRNLKLADGETVITACNGCFTTLLEVSEKFGAGDVRHVAEFFYAEIGAEELKKYVEKRLPLKLAIHYGCHFFRPSKHKRFTSPERPKMLDELVEVFGAESVDYRYKFMCCGGGGGVRAGATEVSHDLLRKKMDGIAEAEVDAIAVICPLCMNQFDNGQKELRELGGEDYGIPVIHYVQLLAIAMGMDVEDTGLERHAIVSHSFIEKLVK
- the argJ gene encoding bifunctional ornithine acetyltransferase/N-acetylglutamate synthase gives rise to the protein MDFRPLKCYGIKEGKYGVGVAVIDGKIYAVYTKNRIKAAPVIFNQNNLGERVKGIIVNSGNANAFTGEEGMKLAERMAAFLAEKLGCDTGEVAIASTGVIGVLPDMEKIEQLAEEVLKRLESSEAGVEAFAKAIMTTDKFPKISFREVGGVRVLGIAKGAGMIAPNMATMLAFIFTNAKTPEMDAVFRKCVDETFNRITVDGDTSTNDTVFLVTTEEAEIPRERFESLLRDVMLELAEMIVMDGEGATKLFHVHVYGAKSDEDADRVARAVANSLLVKTAIYGEDPNFGRIIAAAGYSGAEVDEVITLKLRSSYGEAVIVDRGRVAEGNIGHAERVMKAKKLEIVLDLHKGDGYGFAIGCDLTHDYVELNSAYTT
- a CDS encoding NAD-binding protein — encoded protein: MHIIVGGGRVGRQLAGRLGDVIIVEKDRKTAEELENLGFNVVLEDATNRHLWEKLPVEGSTVILATNDDEVNLRIAGILREFEPGDIIARIESEEYSKEYLNLGVRGISCGKTIASELLSEIAESRRRYFEIQVGPDNFAGKRLADIDTGDNCTAILVFREGKILRPHPDLVLENGDLIGILCGREIKKTKNPFDEVLAIIRHPEKFEGVMREARIIAERFEADLLILHKEDGKVMCSLSAPKVEYMSIGEAMELLIDLEDKVDLIVTESPTKKIEIRMEVFRKFPVLLAKGKESYDSILAVVNTETPEEVLTYATSFANRFGKCVVLFLDREQLKSVPSAIESPTVEVRTAEFNPLIEVVREVRKGYDLIIFSISNSAGNLDAEFLWKFIIDTESSVLVVR